A window of uncultured Gellertiella sp. genomic DNA:
GGTTCCGGCATAGCCGAACAGGCGAAAGACGGGTGACCTGCCCTCCTTCAGCCATTTCGATACGGCTTTCAGGGCTTCATCTTGTTGAGGCGCAAACTGCATGGGCGGGACGTGACAGGATTCGGCAGCACGAGGCAAGTGATTTTCCCGTTTTGTACCCGCTATCGGAGGTACCGCCAGCAAAGATCCGTCCCTGCGCATTTACCAACTGTTACGACTTTGGGTGTCAGTGTTGCCGCACAACTAGTGACCAGGAACCGGTGCGTGAGGACAAAGCTGAAACAGGCCGCCATTGTCGCGGGGCTGGAGGTCATTGCGCGCCTCCGGCTGGAGCACCTGTTTCCCGCCCATGCCGGACGGGGCCTGATCTTCACCCTCCATCATGTCCGCCCGAAACGGCCTGAGGCCTTCGACCCGAATGTGCATCTGGAAGTGACCCCTGCCTTCCTGCGCGAGGCGATCGAAATGGCGCTTGCGGCCGGGCTGACACCGGTCCGGCTGGCCGACCTGCCGCGCCTGCTGGCCGATCCCGGCGACAGGAGGCGCTTCGTCTGCTTCACGCTCGACGATGGCTATCGCAACAATGCCGCCTATGCAGCACCGGTTTTCCGCGCCTACAACATCCCCTATACGATCTTCATCACCCCCGGCTTCGTCGAGCGCACCAGCAGCCTGTGGTGGGAGACGGCAGCGGCGCTGCTCAGGCAGGAAGAGCGCATCACCTTCGATTTCGGCTCCGGCGAAAAACCGGTCCCGACTGCCACGACACTTGAAAAACTGCGCGTCTTCAACGGCTTCTGCCACCTCTGCTGCTACGGGGATCAGGATGCGACAACCGCCCGGATCAACCGTGCCGCTGCAGCCGCGGGCGTCAACGCGCTTGATATCGTCGACCGCGAACTGATGACCGCCGCCGAACTGCGGGCGCTGGCAGAAGATCCGCTGGCCGATTTCGGTGGCCATACCATGACCCATCCGGTTCTCGCCCGTGTCAGCGCCGAACGGCTCGCCACGGAAATCAGCCAGTCGGTCGCCGCCACCGCCGCCTATACCGGCAGGCAGGTCACCACCTTCGCCTATCCCT
This region includes:
- a CDS encoding polysaccharide deacetylase family protein, which gives rise to MRTKLKQAAIVAGLEVIARLRLEHLFPAHAGRGLIFTLHHVRPKRPEAFDPNVHLEVTPAFLREAIEMALAAGLTPVRLADLPRLLADPGDRRRFVCFTLDDGYRNNAAYAAPVFRAYNIPYTIFITPGFVERTSSLWWETAAALLRQEERITFDFGSGEKPVPTATTLEKLRVFNGFCHLCCYGDQDATTARINRAAAAAGVNALDIVDRELMTAAELRALAEDPLADFGGHTMTHPVLARVSAERLATEISQSVAATAAYTGRQVTTFAYPYGTSCSVGEREFAAARAAGLELAVTTRPGMLSDNLPAQPTAVKRISLNGLYQKPHYVRALISGIPARLKG